From Desulfurellaceae bacterium, one genomic window encodes:
- a CDS encoding cyclase family protein, translated as MPGREAIPKVSNWGRWGQDDEKGTANFITPEVIVAAAQLVKKGAVFCCCIPIDQNGPVFPTRTPPQRFMSILNVPLNEVGLAGSAIANDDYITMYLQGSTQWDSLAHVGYDGKFYNDADTSTVTAHGGAARNDIGKLYQSFVTRGVLLDMVRYKGCDADGHLPKDYPITIEDLDGCCQAQGVTIKSGDALCLRTGWVPYWYGLETAEDKDAYFHAQPGMAVATAEWVHRKEISCIAVDNIAVERLPSEVDGEFIPFHQVAIRDLGLTLGEIFTFEELAKDCAADGVYEFLWVAPPLHIPNAVGSPLNPLAIK; from the coding sequence ATGCCAGGACGTGAAGCTATTCCGAAGGTCAGCAACTGGGGACGCTGGGGCCAGGACGACGAAAAAGGCACCGCCAATTTCATCACCCCGGAGGTGATTGTGGCGGCCGCCCAGCTGGTCAAAAAGGGCGCGGTCTTTTGCTGCTGTATTCCGATTGACCAGAACGGGCCGGTCTTTCCGACCCGCACCCCGCCGCAGCGTTTTATGTCGATCCTGAACGTCCCCCTCAACGAGGTCGGGCTGGCCGGCTCGGCCATCGCCAACGACGACTATATTACGATGTATCTCCAGGGCTCGACCCAGTGGGACAGCCTGGCCCACGTCGGCTACGACGGCAAATTCTATAACGACGCCGACACCAGCACCGTCACCGCCCACGGTGGAGCGGCCCGCAACGATATCGGCAAGCTGTACCAGTCGTTTGTCACCCGCGGTGTGCTGCTCGACATGGTCCGCTACAAGGGCTGTGACGCCGACGGCCACCTGCCCAAGGACTATCCGATTACGATTGAAGACCTCGACGGCTGCTGCCAGGCCCAGGGCGTGACCATCAAAAGCGGCGACGCCTTATGCCTGCGGACCGGCTGGGTGCCGTACTGGTACGGCCTGGAGACGGCCGAGGACAAAGACGCCTATTTTCACGCCCAGCCGGGCATGGCGGTGGCCACCGCCGAGTGGGTCCACCGCAAAGAGATCTCGTGCATTGCGGTGGACAACATCGCCGTCGAGCGCCTGCCCTCAGAGGTGGATGGCGAGTTCATCCCCTTCCATCAGGTCGCGATCCGGGACCTGGGCCTGACGCTGGGTGAAATTTTTACCTTTGAGGAACTGGCCAAAGACTGTGCGGCCGACGGCGTGTACGAGTTTCTGTGGGTCGCCCCGCCGCTGCATATTCCCAATGCGGTCGGCAGCCCGCTGAATCCTTTGGCCATCAAATAA
- the htpX gene encoding zinc metalloprotease HtpX, which translates to MLRTTFLLGAMTGLILLFGQYMGGQGGLVIAFIFAVVMNFGSYWFSDKIVLRMYGAQEATEAQAPQLHRIVHNLTVRAGLPMPKLYVIPSEGANAFATGRDPNHAAVAVTQGILRLMDERELTGVLAHELAHVKNRDILISSVAATLAGAIMMLASMAQWAAIFGMGRSDDDEDSGGMLGMLVMAFLAPLAATIIQMAISRTREFAADRTGAALSGDPLGLASALSKLGLAAERIPMDASPQTSHFFIVNPLRGQSVARFFSTHPPLEERIARLRALAR; encoded by the coding sequence ATGCTACGCACGACGTTTTTGCTAGGGGCCATGACCGGGTTGATCCTGCTCTTCGGTCAGTACATGGGTGGCCAGGGCGGTCTGGTGATCGCTTTTATCTTTGCCGTTGTCATGAACTTCGGCAGCTATTGGTTCTCGGACAAGATTGTGCTGCGCATGTACGGGGCGCAGGAGGCGACCGAGGCTCAGGCGCCGCAGCTGCACCGCATCGTGCACAATCTGACCGTGCGGGCCGGGCTGCCAATGCCCAAGCTATACGTTATTCCGTCCGAGGGCGCCAACGCCTTTGCGACCGGTCGCGATCCGAACCATGCGGCCGTGGCCGTGACCCAGGGGATTCTGCGCTTGATGGATGAGCGCGAGCTGACCGGGGTCTTGGCCCACGAGCTGGCCCACGTCAAAAACCGCGATATTCTGATCAGCTCGGTTGCCGCCACCCTGGCCGGGGCGATCATGATGCTGGCCAGTATGGCCCAGTGGGCGGCGATTTTCGGCATGGGCCGGAGTGATGACGACGAAGACAGCGGGGGCATGCTCGGGATGCTGGTGATGGCCTTTCTGGCCCCGCTGGCGGCCACGATTATTCAGATGGCGATTTCACGCACACGCGAGTTTGCTGCGGACAGGACCGGGGCGGCGCTGAGCGGTGATCCGCTCGGCCTGGCTTCGGCGCTGTCAAAGCTGGGGCTGGCTGCGGAGCGCATCCCGATGGACGCCTCGCCCCAGACCTCGCACTTCTTCATCGTCAACCCGCTGCGCGGTCAGTCGGTGGCCCGCTTCTTCAGCACCCACCCGCCGCTCGAAGAGCGCATTGCGCGCCTGCGGGCATTGGCCAGATAG
- a CDS encoding CoA transferase: PMEINYTSISGLETRRAGRGHQFLQGVWGSFPTRDGWLCLAGVDDKRWPDFCRVMGIEHVRDEHEYSDNVIRNFRGEKIEQLLDEVFPTKTTDEWMALLNAIDVLATPVQNYQDILNSEQALANGYISEMDHPQIGKVKVVGTPLSLSETPLSTATPPPELGQHSEEVLLEAGFSWQDIAEFRSKEVV, translated from the coding sequence CCGATGGAGATCAACTATACCTCGATCAGCGGCCTGGAGACCCGCCGAGCCGGCCGGGGGCACCAGTTTCTGCAAGGCGTGTGGGGCTCGTTTCCGACCCGGGACGGCTGGCTGTGTCTGGCCGGGGTGGACGACAAACGCTGGCCGGACTTCTGCCGGGTGATGGGCATTGAGCATGTCCGGGATGAGCACGAGTACAGCGACAACGTCATTCGGAACTTCCGGGGCGAAAAGATTGAACAGCTTCTGGACGAGGTCTTTCCGACCAAAACGACCGACGAGTGGATGGCGCTCCTGAACGCTATCGATGTGCTGGCCACGCCGGTACAGAACTATCAGGATATTCTGAACAGCGAGCAAGCCCTGGCCAACGGCTATATCTCGGAGATGGACCATCCCCAGATTGGGAAGGTGAAGGTCGTCGGCACGCCCCTGTCCCTGAGCGAGACGCCGCTGAGTACCGCCACTCCGCCGCCGGAGCTGGGCCAGCACAGCGAGGAAGTCCTGCTCGAAGCCGGGTTTTCGTGGCAGGATATCGCCGAGTTTCGCTCCAAAGAGGTGGTGTAG
- a CDS encoding CoA transferase, with the protein MPGPLDGVKVIEIAQEIQGPYAGLFLADMGADVIKIEMRETGDLSRFMLVQLIAGPDARHADFSHYFLAMNRGKRSLTLDLKKPQAQPILDRLLDSADVLLTNYRPGVLDRLGFGYEALSKRNPGLIFAQGSSWGPEGPWVRRPSRDTLAQAAGGVMAKNGRPDDRPLPCGTLVADHSGAFMLMAGILAALYAREKTG; encoded by the coding sequence ATGCCCGGACCGCTGGATGGAGTGAAGGTCATTGAGATTGCCCAAGAGATTCAAGGCCCGTACGCCGGCCTGTTCCTGGCCGATATGGGCGCCGACGTGATTAAGATTGAGATGCGCGAGACCGGCGACCTCAGCCGCTTTATGCTGGTCCAGTTGATTGCCGGGCCGGACGCCCGACACGCCGACTTCAGCCATTACTTTCTGGCCATGAATCGGGGCAAACGCAGCCTGACGCTGGACCTCAAGAAGCCTCAGGCCCAACCGATTCTCGACCGGCTGCTGGACTCGGCCGATGTGCTGCTGACCAACTATCGGCCGGGCGTGCTGGACCGCCTGGGGTTCGGCTATGAGGCGCTGTCGAAACGCAACCCGGGGCTGATCTTTGCCCAGGGTTCATCGTGGGGACCCGAGGGACCGTGGGTCAGGCGGCCGAGCCGCGACACCCTGGCCCAGGCGGCCGGCGGGGTGATGGCCAAGAACGGCAGGCCGGACGACCGACCCCTGCCGTGCGGGACGTTGGTCGCCGACCATTCGGGGGCGTTCATGCTGATGGCGGGGATTCTGGCCGCGCTGTACGCGCGCGAAAAAACCGGCC